A genomic window from Ilyobacter polytropus DSM 2926 includes:
- the purD gene encoding phosphoribosylamine--glycine ligase, which produces MKILVVGSGGREHAICWKIQENKNVNKIYCAPGNAGTELLEKVENVDLQGMEDILAFAEKEKIDLTMVGSEELLVAGIVDKFKEKGLKIFGPDSKAALLEGSKAYAKDFMKKYGVKTAAYEIFTDADKAKAYLDTINFPVVIKASGLAAGKGVLICADIKEGIEAVNDIMVDKKFSDAGNEVVIEEFLEGVEASILSITDSKQIVSFISAKDHKKIGEGDTGLNTGGMGVIAPNPYVTTEVYDHYIKDIVEPTLNGIKAEGLDFCGVIFFGLMINSRGVYLLEYNMRMGDPETQVVLPLLDSDFLDILNDTLQGTLDNDKIKWKDQSACCVVAASGGYPEAYNKGYEITGCETVEDIVFMAGVKKEDEKFVTSGGRVLNVVALGKDLDDAKKNAYNSIEKIKFDKMYYRRDIGKIN; this is translated from the coding sequence ATGAAAATATTAGTTGTAGGCAGCGGTGGAAGAGAACATGCCATATGCTGGAAAATACAGGAAAATAAAAATGTAAATAAAATATATTGTGCACCTGGAAATGCTGGTACTGAGCTTTTGGAAAAGGTTGAAAACGTAGACTTACAAGGTATGGAGGATATCTTAGCATTTGCAGAAAAAGAGAAGATAGACCTTACCATGGTAGGAAGTGAAGAGCTTTTAGTTGCAGGTATCGTAGATAAGTTCAAAGAAAAGGGACTTAAGATATTTGGACCTGACAGTAAGGCTGCCCTTCTAGAGGGATCTAAGGCTTATGCCAAGGATTTTATGAAAAAATACGGTGTAAAAACTGCAGCCTATGAGATATTTACAGATGCTGACAAGGCAAAAGCTTACCTTGATACTATCAATTTTCCAGTTGTAATAAAGGCCAGTGGTTTGGCTGCAGGTAAAGGAGTCCTTATCTGTGCTGATATCAAGGAAGGTATAGAGGCTGTAAATGATATCATGGTAGACAAAAAATTCAGTGATGCTGGAAATGAAGTAGTTATAGAGGAATTTTTAGAAGGTGTAGAAGCCTCTATACTCTCTATCACAGACTCTAAGCAGATAGTGTCCTTCATATCAGCAAAAGATCATAAGAAGATCGGAGAGGGAGATACCGGCCTTAATACAGGTGGTATGGGCGTAATTGCACCAAATCCATATGTCACTACTGAGGTATATGATCACTATATCAAAGATATTGTGGAGCCTACCCTAAACGGTATAAAGGCTGAAGGTCTAGACTTCTGCGGCGTTATATTCTTTGGTCTGATGATAAACAGCAGAGGAGTGTATCTCCTTGAATATAATATGAGAATGGGAGATCCTGAAACTCAGGTGGTACTTCCACTTTTAGACAGCGACTTTTTAGATATACTCAACGATACTCTACAAGGAACTCTTGATAATGATAAAATAAAATGGAAAGACCAGTCTGCATGCTGTGTAGTTGCGGCTTCTGGAGGGTATCCTGAGGCTTACAACAAAGGATACGAGATAACCGGCTGCGAAACAGTAGAGGATATTGTCTTTATGGCAGGAGTAAAAAAAGAAGATGAAAAATTTGTCACTTCCGGAGGAAGAGTTTTAAATGTGGTAGCTCTCGGAAAAGACCTAGATGATGCCAAGAAAAATGCCTATAATTCCATTGAAAAAATCAAATTTGACAAGATGTATTACAGAAGAGATATAGGAAAGATAAATTAA
- the purH gene encoding bifunctional phosphoribosylaminoimidazolecarboxamide formyltransferase/IMP cyclohydrolase, which yields MKRALISVYDKTGILDFAKFLVETGVEVVSTGGTYKYLRENSIPVTEVSEVTGAAEMLDGRVKTLHPNIHGGILAIRSNKEHMETLEKREIAPIDMVIVNLYPFFDEVQNDISFEEKVEFIDIGGPTMLRSAAKSFEDVIVITDVEDYSKIQKEIESTGNLSFENRKKLAGKVFNLTSAYDAAISNFLLEGEMPKYLSVSYEKMMDLRYGENPHQNAAYYVSTTEKGAMKDFEQLNGKELSFNNIRDMDVAWKVVSEFEETACCGLKHSTPCGVAVAETVAEAYKKSYDCDPISIFGGIVAVNTTVDGETAAEMSKTFLEIVIATDFTEEALEILKKKKNLRIIKAKYTPCDKIEYVKVDGGILVQDSDKAFSKDFKVVTEKDPSKKEMDDMVFGMKVVKHVKSNAIVVVKDGMAKGVGTGETNRIWAAKQAIERAGDGAVLASDAFFPFRDVVDECAKAGITAIVQPGGSMRDQESIDACNEHKISMVFTGLRHFKH from the coding sequence ATGAAGAGAGCACTGATTTCAGTTTATGATAAAACAGGAATACTGGATTTTGCAAAATTTTTAGTAGAGACAGGTGTAGAGGTAGTATCTACAGGTGGAACTTATAAGTACCTGAGAGAAAATTCTATCCCTGTTACTGAAGTGTCAGAAGTTACAGGAGCCGCTGAAATGCTAGACGGAAGAGTAAAAACTCTTCATCCTAATATCCACGGCGGAATTTTGGCTATAAGAAGCAACAAAGAGCATATGGAGACTCTAGAGAAAAGAGAGATCGCTCCTATCGACATGGTTATTGTAAATCTCTATCCATTTTTTGACGAGGTACAAAATGATATCTCTTTCGAAGAAAAAGTAGAATTTATAGATATCGGCGGTCCGACTATGCTTAGATCTGCTGCAAAATCATTTGAAGATGTAATCGTAATAACTGATGTAGAAGATTACTCTAAAATTCAAAAGGAAATTGAAAGCACAGGAAATCTTTCTTTCGAAAACAGAAAAAAACTGGCAGGAAAGGTATTTAACCTGACATCGGCTTATGATGCAGCAATATCAAACTTCTTATTAGAGGGAGAGATGCCTAAATATCTAAGTGTTTCTTACGAGAAAATGATGGATCTCAGATATGGAGAAAATCCTCACCAAAACGCAGCCTACTATGTATCCACTACAGAAAAAGGTGCAATGAAGGACTTTGAACAGCTAAATGGTAAAGAACTTTCTTTCAACAATATAAGAGATATGGATGTAGCATGGAAAGTAGTAAGTGAGTTTGAAGAGACTGCCTGCTGTGGACTAAAACATTCTACACCTTGTGGAGTGGCTGTAGCTGAGACTGTGGCAGAAGCTTACAAAAAATCATATGACTGCGATCCTATTTCCATCTTTGGAGGAATTGTAGCAGTAAACACGACAGTAGACGGAGAAACTGCTGCTGAGATGAGCAAGACATTCCTTGAAATAGTTATAGCTACTGACTTTACAGAGGAAGCTCTAGAAATACTAAAGAAAAAGAAAAATCTAAGAATAATAAAAGCTAAATATACTCCTTGTGATAAGATAGAGTATGTAAAAGTAGACGGAGGAATTCTGGTACAGGATTCTGACAAGGCTTTTTCAAAGGATTTTAAAGTTGTAACTGAAAAGGACCCTTCTAAAAAAGAGATGGATGACATGGTCTTTGGAATGAAGGTAGTAAAACATGTAAAATCTAACGCAATTGTTGTGGTAAAAGATGGCATGGCTAAAGGTGTAGGAACTGGAGAAACAAACAGAATCTGGGCTGCAAAGCAAGCCATAGAGAGAGCAGGAGACGGTGCAGTACTTGCCTCTGATGCTTTTTTCCCTTTTAGAGATGTAGTAGACGAGTGTGCTAAGGCTGGAATAACTGCAATAGTACAGCCTGGTGGATCTATGAGAGACCAGGAATCTATTGATGCATGTAATGAGCATAAAATTTCAATGGTATTTACCGGACTAAGACATTTTAAACATTAA
- the purN gene encoding phosphoribosylglycinamide formyltransferase, which yields MLNIAVLVSGGGSNFQAIIDKINDGKLPCKIDCVIADRKCYGLERGSSNGIKTYLLDRKELKKNLSKEIDTILEGKVDLIVLAGFLSILDSEFTKKWSKKIINIHPSLLPKFGGPGMYGIKIHQAVIAAGEKESGCTVHYVDAGVDTGEIIYQEKVSVLENDTPETLQKKVLEIEHRLLPQAIMDIAEGN from the coding sequence ATGCTTAATATAGCAGTATTGGTATCAGGAGGAGGAAGTAATTTCCAGGCTATCATCGATAAAATCAACGATGGAAAACTCCCTTGTAAAATCGACTGTGTTATTGCTGACAGAAAATGTTATGGCTTAGAAAGAGGGAGTAGTAACGGTATAAAAACATACCTTTTAGATAGAAAAGAACTGAAAAAAAATCTCTCAAAAGAGATAGACACCATTTTAGAAGGCAAGGTGGACCTTATCGTTCTTGCAGGTTTTCTGTCTATACTTGATTCTGAATTTACTAAAAAATGGAGTAAAAAAATAATAAACATCCATCCGTCGCTTCTTCCAAAATTCGGAGGACCTGGAATGTATGGTATAAAAATCCATCAGGCTGTAATAGCCGCCGGTGAAAAAGAAAGCGGATGTACGGTACACTATGTAGATGCAGGTGTGGACACTGGAGAGATAATATACCAGGAGAAAGTATCGGTATTAGAAAACGATACCCCTGAAACTCTTCAGAAAAAAGTCCTTGAAATAGAGCACAGACTTTTGCCTCAGGCCATTATGGATATCGCTGAGGGTAACTAA
- the purM gene encoding phosphoribosylformylglycinamidine cyclo-ligase has translation MSISYKDAGVNKEEGYKAVDLMKKAVSKTHNKCVLNGLGSFGAMYEMGQYKNPVLVSGTDGVGTKLEVAFKMGVYNTVGIDAVAMCVNDILCHGAKPMFFLDYMACGKLEAEKAAQLVSGVAEGCLQSGAALVGGETAEMPGFYKDGDYDIAGFSVGVVEKDEIINGSTVEDGDVIIALPSSGVHSNGFSLVRKLITDFDEELNGKKIGEVLLEPTKIYVKPILALLEKFTVKGMAHITGGGLPENLPRTIGEGYHPVVEKSKIKVLEIFKHLQSKGVPENEMYGTFNMGVGFVLVVAESDKDAVISELKTLGEEAYEIGYIKKGDKELCLI, from the coding sequence ATGTCAATTTCATATAAAGATGCTGGAGTAAATAAAGAAGAGGGATATAAAGCTGTTGACCTCATGAAAAAAGCCGTTTCAAAAACTCATAATAAATGTGTTTTAAATGGTCTAGGAAGTTTCGGAGCTATGTACGAGATGGGTCAGTATAAAAACCCAGTTCTTGTATCTGGAACAGACGGTGTAGGGACAAAACTAGAAGTAGCATTTAAAATGGGAGTATACAACACTGTAGGTATAGATGCTGTAGCTATGTGTGTCAACGATATATTGTGTCACGGAGCAAAGCCAATGTTTTTCCTTGACTACATGGCATGCGGAAAGTTAGAAGCTGAAAAAGCTGCTCAGCTAGTATCAGGAGTAGCTGAAGGATGTCTTCAGTCAGGAGCTGCCCTTGTAGGGGGAGAAACAGCTGAAATGCCTGGTTTTTATAAAGATGGAGACTATGACATTGCAGGATTTTCTGTTGGAGTCGTAGAAAAAGATGAAATCATAAACGGAAGTACAGTTGAAGATGGAGATGTTATTATAGCCCTTCCTTCCTCTGGAGTTCACAGTAATGGTTTTTCTCTTGTAAGAAAACTGATTACTGATTTTGACGAGGAACTCAACGGTAAAAAAATAGGTGAGGTTCTTCTTGAACCAACTAAAATATATGTAAAACCTATCCTTGCCCTTTTGGAAAAATTCACTGTAAAGGGTATGGCTCATATAACAGGAGGTGGACTTCCTGAAAATCTTCCTAGAACAATAGGAGAAGGATACCATCCGGTAGTTGAAAAGAGTAAAATAAAAGTTCTTGAAATATTTAAACATCTTCAGTCTAAAGGCGTTCCTGAGAATGAGATGTACGGAACTTTCAATATGGGAGTCGGATTTGTATTGGTTGTAGCTGAGTCTGACAAAGATGCAGTTATTTCAGAGCTGAAAACTCTTGGTGAGGAAGCTTATGAAATAGGATATATTAAAAAGGGAGATAAAGAGCTATGCTTAATATAG
- the purF gene encoding amidophosphoribosyltransferase, translating to MYDIHDIDKMEEECGVFGVYSKTAKEEISTLTYYGLYALQHRGQESAGITISNSGKKTTYKGMGLVADVFSSEKLKELQGNAAIGHVRYSTSGESKLVNAQPLESKFKLGQIAVAHNGTLVNADIIRELLEDSGSTFITNIDSEVIINMIARKASKGLEEAIRSTVSAIKGSYALTILADHKLIGVRDPYGIRPLCLGQNKEGDYFLASESCALDAAGADLIRDIEPGEMVVIDDDGVRSVKYAENTKNAPCSFETIYFARPDSIIDGKSAFQVRVESGKYLARQKPVDADVVIGVPDSGIPAAIGFAEESGIPYTVGLIKNKYIGRTFIKPSQELREKAVQVKLNPLKVNVEGKRVVVVDDSLVRGTTSRLLIQMLRRSGATEVHFRSASPAVKFPCYFGIDTAHRKELIAAKLSVEEIKEEIGADSLDYLTLPNLAKVLGSEDFCLGCFDGEYPVCTPMGEV from the coding sequence ATGTATGACATACATGATATAGATAAAATGGAAGAGGAGTGCGGAGTATTTGGCGTATATTCAAAAACTGCCAAAGAAGAAATATCTACTCTGACTTACTACGGTTTGTATGCACTTCAGCACAGAGGTCAGGAAAGTGCAGGAATTACAATTTCAAATTCAGGAAAGAAGACAACTTACAAAGGAATGGGCCTTGTAGCCGATGTCTTTAGCTCTGAAAAACTTAAGGAATTACAAGGAAATGCAGCAATAGGTCACGTAAGATACTCTACTTCAGGTGAAAGTAAGCTTGTAAATGCTCAACCCCTTGAAAGTAAATTTAAACTTGGACAAATCGCAGTTGCACACAATGGAACCCTTGTAAATGCAGATATAATCAGAGAACTTCTTGAAGACTCAGGTTCTACATTTATTACAAATATTGATTCAGAAGTTATCATAAATATGATCGCAAGAAAAGCTTCTAAGGGATTAGAAGAAGCTATAAGAAGTACGGTTAGTGCCATAAAAGGATCATATGCTCTAACTATTTTGGCTGACCATAAGCTTATTGGTGTAAGGGATCCTTATGGTATAAGACCTCTCTGTCTTGGACAAAATAAAGAGGGAGATTATTTCTTGGCCTCTGAATCTTGTGCATTAGATGCTGCAGGAGCAGACCTAATAAGAGATATTGAGCCTGGAGAAATGGTTGTAATCGATGATGATGGAGTAAGATCTGTGAAATATGCTGAAAACACAAAAAATGCTCCTTGTTCATTTGAAACCATATATTTTGCAAGACCTGACAGTATCATCGACGGAAAGAGTGCTTTTCAGGTAAGGGTTGAATCTGGTAAATACCTTGCAAGACAAAAACCTGTAGATGCAGATGTTGTAATAGGAGTGCCTGATTCTGGAATCCCTGCTGCAATAGGTTTCGCAGAAGAGAGCGGTATTCCATATACTGTAGGGCTTATAAAAAATAAGTATATAGGAAGAACATTCATAAAACCTTCTCAAGAACTCAGGGAGAAAGCGGTTCAGGTAAAACTTAACCCTCTAAAAGTAAATGTAGAAGGTAAAAGAGTCGTTGTGGTAGATGATTCTCTAGTAAGAGGAACCACAAGCCGACTTCTTATTCAGATGTTAAGAAGATCAGGAGCAACAGAAGTACACTTCCGTTCGGCTTCTCCAGCAGTAAAATTCCCTTGTTATTTTGGGATTGATACTGCCCACAGGAAAGAACTTATAGCGGCAAAACTTTCTGTAGAAGAGATAAAAGAAGAGATCGGAGCAGATTCTCTAGATTATCTTACTCTTCCCAACCTTGCAAAGGTTCTAGGAAGTGAAGATTTCTGTTTAGGATGTTTTGATGGAGAATACCCTGTATGTACCCCAATGGGAGAAGTGTAA
- the purC gene encoding phosphoribosylaminoimidazolesuccinocarboxamide synthase codes for MIKKDMVYEGKAKKVYSTEDPNLVIIHFKDDATAGNGAKKGTIENKGILNNKITATLYEILEKNGIKTHFKKMLNERDQLCEKVEIIPLEVIVRNVIAGSMAARVGIEEGTVPSNTIFEICYKNDKYNDPLINDHHAVAMGVTTYEDLAKIYDTTAKINNLLKETFDEEGITLVDFKIEFGKNKDGEILLADEITPDTCRLWDKETGEKLDKDRFRRDLGGIEEAYIEILKRLGAK; via the coding sequence ATGATAAAAAAGGATATGGTGTATGAAGGAAAGGCTAAAAAAGTTTACTCTACAGAAGATCCAAATCTAGTTATCATCCACTTTAAAGATGACGCCACTGCTGGAAACGGTGCTAAAAAAGGGACTATCGAAAATAAAGGTATTTTAAACAATAAAATCACTGCCACTCTATATGAAATTCTAGAAAAAAATGGAATAAAAACTCACTTTAAAAAGATGCTAAACGAAAGGGACCAGCTTTGTGAGAAGGTGGAGATCATTCCTTTAGAGGTAATAGTGAGAAATGTAATAGCAGGTTCTATGGCTGCTAGAGTAGGTATAGAGGAAGGAACAGTGCCTTCAAACACTATATTTGAAATCTGCTATAAAAATGACAAGTACAACGATCCCCTTATCAACGACCACCACGCTGTGGCAATGGGTGTAACTACTTATGAGGACCTTGCAAAAATATATGATACAACTGCTAAAATCAACAACCTTCTGAAAGAAACCTTTGATGAAGAGGGAATTACTCTTGTTGATTTTAAAATAGAATTTGGAAAAAATAAAGACGGTGAGATCCTTCTTGCAGACGAGATAACACCTGATACTTGCAGACTTTGGGATAAAGAAACAGGTGAAAAACTCGATAAAGACAGATTCAGAAGAGATCTCGGAGGTATCGAAGAAGCTTATATCGAGATTTTAAAAAGGCTGGGTGCTAAATAA
- the purK gene encoding 5-(carboxyamino)imidazole ribonucleotide synthase, with translation MKKLGIIGGGQLGKMTILEARKMDIYTCVLTEEHPSPASEISNEYIIGSLHDEDKIREISEKCDVLTYEIEHINVEVLKELEAKGKKIFPSSRVIEIIQDKSKQKELLDEKNIPTSKWKKVTKDNLEELKKEFGFPVVQKSCKGGYDGRGVFILKDESDIEKMIQGDSFFEEFIECDKEIAVMVARNFNGDIATYPVVEMVFDDKTNICDTVVAPARITEDQCKEAKKLALQCVEALDGVGIFGVEMFLTKEGKILINEVAPRPHNSGHYTIEACKTSQYEQFIRAVLNYSLGNCDLLSPACMVNILGEDGYKGKVKVIGMDEMMSVDGAYLHLYGKKDTKPFRKMGHITVLSDSEEEACKLALKAREHLKIISE, from the coding sequence TTGAAAAAATTAGGAATTATCGGCGGCGGACAACTTGGAAAGATGACGATTCTTGAAGCTAGAAAAATGGATATCTATACCTGTGTCCTTACAGAGGAGCATCCTTCTCCTGCCAGCGAGATCTCAAACGAATATATTATAGGAAGCCTGCACGATGAGGATAAGATAAGAGAGATATCTGAAAAATGCGATGTACTTACCTACGAAATAGAGCACATAAATGTAGAAGTCCTGAAAGAACTTGAAGCAAAGGGAAAAAAGATATTCCCATCTTCAAGGGTAATAGAGATAATTCAGGATAAGTCAAAACAAAAAGAACTATTAGATGAAAAAAATATTCCTACTTCAAAATGGAAAAAAGTAACAAAAGATAACCTAGAGGAACTGAAAAAAGAGTTTGGATTTCCCGTTGTACAAAAGAGCTGCAAAGGCGGATATGACGGCAGAGGGGTCTTTATTTTAAAAGATGAGTCTGATATAGAGAAGATGATCCAAGGAGACTCTTTCTTTGAGGAATTTATAGAGTGTGATAAAGAGATTGCAGTAATGGTTGCAAGAAATTTTAATGGTGATATCGCTACTTATCCAGTGGTGGAAATGGTGTTTGATGATAAAACAAATATATGCGATACTGTAGTTGCACCTGCTAGGATAACTGAAGATCAGTGCAAAGAAGCCAAGAAATTAGCACTTCAGTGTGTAGAGGCTCTTGATGGCGTAGGAATATTTGGTGTGGAAATGTTCCTTACTAAAGAAGGTAAAATACTCATCAATGAAGTTGCACCGAGACCTCATAACTCTGGACACTACACAATCGAGGCATGCAAAACATCACAGTATGAACAGTTTATAAGGGCTGTTTTAAACTATAGTTTAGGAAATTGTGACCTACTCTCTCCTGCCTGCATGGTAAACATCTTAGGCGAGGATGGCTATAAAGGAAAAGTCAAGGTTATCGGTATGGATGAGATGATGAGTGTCGACGGGGCTTATCTTCACCTTTACGGAAAAAAAGACACAAAACCATTTCGGAAAATGGGACATATAACGGTCCTAAGTGATTCAGAAGAAGAAGCATGTAAACTGGCATTAAAAGCCAGAGAACATTTGAAAATAATAAGTGAATAG
- the purE gene encoding 5-(carboxyamino)imidazole ribonucleotide mutase, which yields MGKIGIIMGSDSDLPVMSAAAKILDEFKIDYELTVVSAHRTVDKMYEYAKTADERGIDVIIAGAGGAAHLPGMVAAITSVPVIGVPVKSSNLSGLDSLLSIVQMPGGVPVATVAINGAKNAGILAAKIISIRDKAVKETVKKYMADMKEEVETKAEKVEELGYAKYLESM from the coding sequence ATGGGGAAAATAGGAATAATCATGGGAAGTGACTCTGATCTGCCAGTAATGAGTGCTGCCGCAAAAATATTAGATGAATTTAAAATAGATTATGAATTGACTGTGGTTTCGGCTCACAGGACAGTGGATAAAATGTATGAATATGCAAAAACAGCAGATGAAAGAGGTATCGACGTTATCATAGCCGGTGCAGGTGGGGCAGCCCACCTTCCTGGTATGGTGGCGGCAATAACAAGTGTACCTGTTATAGGGGTTCCAGTTAAAAGCTCGAACTTAAGCGGTCTTGATTCGCTGTTGTCTATAGTACAGATGCCTGGTGGAGTACCTGTGGCAACTGTGGCAATAAACGGAGCAAAAAATGCCGGAATACTTGCAGCAAAAATAATCTCTATAAGAGACAAGGCAGTGAAAGAGACAGTAAAAAAATATATGGCTGATATGAAGGAAGAAGTAGAAACAAAGGCCGAAAAAGTAGAAGAATTGGGATATGCTAAATATCTCGAAAGCATGTAG